In Solidesulfovibrio carbinoliphilus subsp. oakridgensis, the sequence ATGGCCGTCACAGCCGTCGATTTGGACAACGTGGGCGAGGCGGTCAAGCAGCTTACGGCCGTCGAGATCACCAAGGCCAAAATCGGCATCGAATACGACGGAAACAGCTTCGACCTGACCGTGACGCCTGACCTTGGGATGACCGGCATCAAGCTCCCCAAGACGCAGCCCAAGGCCGAAGAGGGCGATGACCCGGACGCCCTGTTGCTTGAGCGGCTGTACCTGCTCGGCCAGGTTGTGGACGTGCTGCACCGGGCCCTGCGCGAGACGGTGGTGGCCGAGGAGGCGGCATGAGCGCCATCGTGTGGCTTTGCGTCATCCTGGCCGGTCTTGGGCACATGGGTGCTTACGTCTTCGGCCTCAACGGCTGGTCTGTAGTTGCCGTCATCCTGGCCCTTGCCCTGTGGACCGCCGGCGTCATGGCATCAAGCATGATCGTCTCCGTCAAGCAGCTCGAACACGTCAAGATTCGCAAAATCGTGGACGGCGAGGAGAAGGTCCTTGTGACACTCAGGCTCGGGCCTTTTGGCTACACCATCGACGTGCCGGAAGAGGTCAAGATCGAAAAGTAGCCCCGCCTCCGACCGGCCCTGTCCCGCGAGGGGCCGGTTCCTGCCGATCCCGGGGCGATGTCCTGGGATTGGGAGGAGCCGAAAAAGGAGAAGACGCCATGAGCAAGAAGCACGAACTCAAGACCGACCCCGCCGTATTTCAGGACGTCTATTCCGGCGAAAAAACCTGGGAGATTCGCCGGGACGACCGGAACTTTTGCGTGGACGACTGTCTGCTGTTGCTCGAAACGCAGCACACCGGTCAGGAAATGCAGGACGGGAAGCCCCTCGTTTACACGGGACGCGCCGTCCTTGCCCATGTCACCTACGTATTCTCCGGCCCGGCCTACGGGCTCGCGGCCGGGTGGTGCATCATGTCGATAAAGATGGTGGGGAGTAGGTCATGAAAACCCGCTTCCTCATCCTCTTCCCCCACGAAGTCCGTGCCGCGCTGGCGGGTACGTTGGGGTTGGTTGTGCGGCCGGTGAATGGTTTGCCGCACCAGCGGTTTACAAGAGCCAGAACGAACGGAATTTATTTGGGCCTGACAATACCCCCGGGCAAATGGCTTTTTGACTACAACGAGTCGGAAGAGATCAGGATCAAAAAGTGCCCCTTCGGCGTCCCCGGCGACCGGCTGTGCTGCAAGGAGACGTGGGGGCACACCGGACAAGTCTGGAAAGCAAAAGACGCTGCCAGCGCAACGGACGGTCAGGTTGTCTACCAAGTTTCGCATGACGTAGACGGCCCCGACTTCCGGTGGTGGAGCCCCGCCACCATGCCGGCCTGGGCGTCCAGGATCACGCTGGATGTGGTGGGGGTGCGCGTGATGCGGGCGCAGGAGTTGACGGAAGAGGATGCAAAGGCGGCGGGGATTGTAAACGTCGATGAGCGCAAGTGGGTCACCAATGTTCTGCACTTCAAGCGCCTTTGGGACTCCCACTATGCCAAGCGCGGCCTCGGTTGGGACGCCAATCCATGGGCGTGGGCTGTGGCGGTCAGGAGACCCTAGCCATGGGCCAAGCATCCCGACGCGGCAAAATCGACACGGTGGCCGTCCACCACCTCGGCACGCTCCAAATCAAAATGTCCCTCGCCGCCGTGTGGGTATCCCGCATGGCCCACGAGTTCGAGGCCGACCCTGAGATAACCCAGCTGGTCGGGTGGATGGAACCGCCTTTCCTGGCCTGCCTGCGCGAGTGCGGGGCCGACAGCGACCAGCACATCCGCCCCACCGTCTGCCGCCGGGCCGAGCGCGAGATACGCGACTTCGAGCGCATCAGGATGCGCCACCTCGGCCACCCCATGGACGCGGATGGTTGGGCCGCGTGGCTGGTGACGCTCGACGCGATTGTCCACGACGCCATTGCCGAGTGGGCAGGCGGGGAGTGTTGGGACGAACTGGCGAAGCGGTTTCGCAGTGTAACGCGCATCTTTTTGTCCAAGGCCAAAAATCCGAAGCAGGCCGAGTGGAAAGGCGCGTTGGTCTACCAGCAAGGAGCCAAGGAGTTGAACTGGTGAAACAGCAAGCCGCCGCCAAAAAGTATCAGGGCTACGTCAAGCGGACGACCAAGTGCTGCCGGCACTGCAAGTTCCGCGAACCAGGGACAGGGGCCGACACGTGTCGGATGGGGGCGTTCCCTGTGGCGCAGTTGGGGTTTTGCGACTTTTACGAGGAGAAAGGGAAGTGATGGCCAAGATTGAAGAGATACGGGCGCGGCTGGCGGCGGCGCACGATACAGGCCAGGGGTTTAAAAACCTTTGCATGTCCAAAGATAGCGTAGGGTATCACGCGGAAGAAGATCTCGCCTACCTTCTGGCCCGCGTGGAGAAGCTGGAGCGGGTGGCGGAGGCAGGCCGGAGACTGATTACGCAGGATGCTTTGCGGTCCCGGGCCGGTGGGGCGGTCCTTGTGGGGTCTGGAGATTTCAATGGTCTTGACGGTGCCCTCGCCGCGCTCGACGCCGACGAGAAGGGGGAGGCCGCCCATGCCCGATAAATCACCCCTTGCCCAGGCCGCAGAGAATGCCGTCACGAAAGCCCTGTACGCCGCATGGGCAGTCTCTTGGGCCGCTCACGTCGACGCAGAAGGTTTTAGGGAAGCCTTCGAGGAAACGGCCGAAGAAGCCGCCGATCGTGCAGCCAGGGCGGTTGAAGCTGCCGAGGATGCCCTGAGGGCTGCGGGGGTCGATCCCGGAGTCCATCAGGGGCGCGGCGAGATCCAGGAGGTGCGCCATGCCTGATGCCGGCAATGGAATCACGCGATGCGAATACTGCGGCAGTTCGTGCGGGTGCGGCGCGGATTGCCCGGCCCCGCACAACATCCTTATGGACGACTCGCAGAAACTGGCGGCCATGTATCGCCGGTTCGAGGCGGACCAGGATCGGATCGAGGAATTGCGGGCACAGGTCTGCCGGCTGCAACGGGCGCTGGCCCCCATCCTGGCCCACGCCGACGATCACCCCGACTCGGCCCCGCTACGGTACAGCGCGATAAGGTGCCAGGGGATCAAGGAGGAGGTGGAGAATGCCTAGCACCGACATAACAAAATGCCCCGGCTCAGACGCCCAGCTTTGCGCGTCCTGTTGGCGCAACCTCTGCCCAGCCCAGGACCGCCAGTCGTGGGCAAGCTGGACGGTGCAGACCAGGGGGCGGGCATGGTGCGAGGGGTATTTGATGGTGTCCGTGCCGGCCGGGAATTTGAGGGAGGAGTAGGGGATGCAGGTAGGCAACCTTGGACGAAAGCTCACGGAGCAGGAAGTGGCGGACCTTTTCGAGGTTGCCACCACGACCGCCGAACGTTACCCCGAGCGGTACGGCGGGGTGAAAATCGGCCGACGTGTCCTGTTCTTTGAAAACTTAGTTGCAGAGATGGTGAGGAAGTACCATGCCTTACAAACTGAAAAGACGGGGCAAGACGGTTTGGCGTGGGCAGGCCAGGATCGGGGAGAAAACGATCCAACGCCAGTTCTCGACCAAAAAAGAGGCACAGGATTGGGAGTTGAACCACGACCAGCCCCAGCCGACCGTGACCCGTTCTGTCTCACTCCTCGGATGGGCAACTGAATACCTGGCTTATTGCGTCAGGTACGCATCCAAGACCACCAACGACAAGGCCAACGTCTTCCGCCGGCTGTTTGCTTCTGTGAGCCACGAGACGCAGGCGGGGGCCTTTGACCGGAAGCAGGCGCTTACCTTCCTCCAGGCGCAATTCCAAGGCCGAAGCGGCTATGCGGCCAACAAGGATCGCAAAAACCTTGCGGCGGCCTGGGCCTGGGGCGCCGACTACCTGGAAGGGTTCCCGGCCATCAACCCGTTCAAGCTGGTGCGCAAGTTCCCGGAGGCCCGGGAGCCGCGATACGTCCCAACGGAAGCCGACTTCTGGACGGTGGCCGATGCCGCGACCGGCCAGGACAGGGTGCTGCTCCTTTCCATGCTGTATCTGGCGGCCCGCAAGGGCGAGGTCTACCGGCTCACCTGGGCCGACGTGGACTTCTCCCGAAGCCAAGTCCGGTTGACCACCAGAAAGCGCCAGGACGGGAGCATGGAGGAAGAATGGGTGCCCATGGTGGGCGAACTCTATGACGTGCTGCTGGCCCACCGGCAGGTCGCCAGGAATGAATGGGTGTTCACGCAGACGGTGGGACGCCACGACGGGAAGCCCTATACCGAGAACCGGGGGTTCCCGCAGGAGCTTTGCCGAGAGGTGAAGGTCAAGCCGTTCGGATGCCATGCCATCCGCCACCTGACGGCCTCGATCCTGGCCCGGGCCGACGTACCCATGGTCGTCATCCAGGGCATCTTGCGTCACAAAAAACTGTCCACAACCGAGCGGTATGTGCGCCGAATGGAGACGGTGAGGCCCTACCTCGAATGCCTCTCTGGAGGGCAAAAGCGTACCAAAAGCGTACCAAAAATGAACCCCCCGAAGGCGGTGACCTCCGGGGGGTTGTAAGGATTAGGAATCCTTTTGGAATCTGGCGGGGC encodes:
- a CDS encoding tyrosine-type recombinase/integrase — encoded protein: MPYKLKRRGKTVWRGQARIGEKTIQRQFSTKKEAQDWELNHDQPQPTVTRSVSLLGWATEYLAYCVRYASKTTNDKANVFRRLFASVSHETQAGAFDRKQALTFLQAQFQGRSGYAANKDRKNLAAAWAWGADYLEGFPAINPFKLVRKFPEAREPRYVPTEADFWTVADAATGQDRVLLLSMLYLAARKGEVYRLTWADVDFSRSQVRLTTRKRQDGSMEEEWVPMVGELYDVLLAHRQVARNEWVFTQTVGRHDGKPYTENRGFPQELCREVKVKPFGCHAIRHLTASILARADVPMVVIQGILRHKKLSTTERYVRRMETVRPYLECLSGGQKRTKSVPKMNPPKAVTSGGL
- a CDS encoding DUF3850 domain-containing protein — its product is MSKKHELKTDPAVFQDVYSGEKTWEIRRDDRNFCVDDCLLLLETQHTGQEMQDGKPLVYTGRAVLAHVTYVFSGPAYGLAAGWCIMSIKMVGSRS